In Trichomycterus rosablanca isolate fTriRos1 chromosome 2, fTriRos1.hap1, whole genome shotgun sequence, the genomic window GAGAGGATGGGTGGAGGAAAGATACATCACCATCATCAATGCTCCTCATCTGTACAATCCAGAACTCACTCAGTCATCTGAGAGACTAAAAGAGTGTGTTTCACTTACTGCTCCTGGTCCTCATGCTTTCTTACTCGTGGTGCAACCTCAGAGTTTTACAGAGGAGGACATGAATCAACTGAAACGCTTACTGAACTGTTTGTGATCAAGCACTCAACTATTCTATATTGATCAGTACTGACTGTGAGGCTGAAGAGGAAAAATCTGCAAGTTTTAACAAGTTTCTGGATGAATGTGATGGAAGGTTTCACAGATTTAAACACAGAGATAAACATGACAAGACTTCAGTTTGTCGGCTGTTTGAGGAGATTGACATATtggtaaaaataaatggaagtcaCCTCACATGTGAGATTTTTGAAGATGCAGAGGAAACTTTGCAACTTCATGACAAACATGGAAAagatgaagagaggaaaagtGTGAGCTGTTCCGAGGAAAAAAGTAAGAAGCCATTTAACATAAGGAGTAACATAAGGAGTTTTGTTAAAAGAGGGGTGGTAAGGTGATTAGTGATGGGCTGATCCACAGTTTTTTAGTTCCGATTCGATTCTGATACACAACTGCGTGAAACTTCTGCGGGTGCTTGATTTAATTAGTCATGTTATAGGACGAAACCTTACTTCCACCCCTTCACACGCTAGCTTTGCACACATTGCAAGTAGCTGTTTTGCTTTTCTGCATTTAAAGACTAAAATATTTCCATACGaaggacatttttgtaaaataagcaGCTGATGTTATTTGGTCCCCGTTACTGACTGACATGACTGATATGGTAAGATGAACCATGAATGAACCCAGATATCCGATCTGTAtatgcatggctggattactgaccgggccagtggggccagcgcccaggggcccttgaggtcagggggccctgggggggccctggcccaaaacattttgcgatgcctatcaacatttatgatacaatatatttttatttccgagggccctctattttaaggatcctctgactattagggactttgaccccagggcctcttgggggccctagccatgcttttggggcccctagccatgcttttgggccctagccatgcttttgggccctagccatgcttttgggccccttatgaaaatggatgaggcgttgtggcactgctctgacttcgacttctggctattaggggtcctaggaaagaggggggcatatttttagagggccctggttatgagagcccctaccagggggccctagagaagagcagggcataccattagagggcccttgatcacgagggcccctgctatggggcccttgacttccatagaagtcgtttaccatggctccttgactttctagggacctacaaattgccaggcaagctaccatatttcataacagacgttttgttgcaaatatgcgattcaggcccttacttaatgtttctgaatttgtattgtttcaaaattattatgttcaatttctaatttttattgtgttagggttagttattgacaggttgtttaatgtatgaatttatttatgtttttggaggaggggggggggggggggggggcgcgcggggtggttggggggggggggggtgaatcCTGGGCAaatctttgcccaggggcccagactatccttaatccgtccttgtgtATATGACGTCCATATCGAACCCGTTCTGGAAACAGATTGGGCCCATCTCTATTAAATATATCAGCAGATGTTGTCATGGTTAAAGAAATAAGTCACATTTATCCTCGCTCTtgttattttgaatttgatttgATTGGACTCTGATTCTATCTGTCAGTTTGCATTTGCCCTTGTCTTACTTTTATcttacttttgtttgtttagtttgtttgttagcTCATGTTAGTTAGTTTCTGTAAGTTAGCTGAAGGGTGCTGCTCGTGAATGAGCTAGGCAGCTTTGGTCTGATAGAAGAGCTGAGCCGAAGTGTTTGAGTGCCTCATGAGAGCAAGAATAACCCAATGGTTTTAGTATAGGAAAGTTTGCCCAACCTCCTGTTGGAGACGCTCCAAGtagcaaagcgcccactgcagcATATGCCCAGCATCCAGTGCCTGCTGGGGATTTTTTTGTTTtcccagtgcccactgcagcCACCAAGGATTATTTTTGTTCTGTACCTCGTTATCACTCCGTAGGCTTCAGGGATCCTCCAGCTTTCCTGCCGGCTCATGTCTCTTCCATGTTCCAGTTCAGTCAAGTTAGTGCGAGGCCTCTGCTTGATTAGCCTGTTTCATCatgtttgctggttcaagttaGTCCCATGAGTTCACCATGTCAAGTCTGTCCAGTTATGGCAAGTCAAGCTAATTTTGTTAGTCAGTCTGAAGTGTCTGGtccttgtctgtctgtccaagtctgtcatgtttttgtCAGGTTCAAGAAGTTCTGGTTTGTCTAGTAATGATGCGCCTATATTTAACAGTCTGTTAAATCTGttccatgtctgtctgtctttgtccAAGTGTCAGTCAGCCGATCAGGGTTCCATAAATAATGGGTTTGTAGTCTCCAGCCACCCTGTTGGAGTCAACCAGTTCAAAGTTTTCTCCAGGTTTGGTTGGTCACTTAAGAAACCCGTTGCTGACTGCAGATGACTGAACAGGGTTCAAGTCACCATCTACTACAGACGGCTCTCCCCATGCTATGGCGCCACCATCAGACAGAGCTCCAGTTTCCATATTGCAAACAGCTGGTGACTTAAAAGGGTTCAAGTCACCATCTACTCCAGACGACTCTCCCTGTGCTATGTCGCCACCACCAGACAGAGCTCCATATCCTTTGTTACAGACTGCAGGCAACTCAAGGGGGTTCAAGCTACCATCTACTCCAGACGGCTCTCCCCGTGCTATGCTGCAGTTACCAGTCAAAGCTCCAGATTGCATGTTGCAGACTGCAGAGTTCAAACCACTGTCTATTCCAGACGACTCTCCCTGCGCTATGCTGTGGTCATCAGTCAAAGCTCTATTCTACAAGCAGCTGACTCCTGATGCCTCGCCAAGCTCCATGCAGCTGATTCTTTGCTCCTAGAATTCACCCCCAGAGAGTGCTCCAGGTCTCACTTCGGCACCCTCAGATAGTGTTCCAAGCCCCCTCTTTtttggatgtgtgtttgtaaggGCATGCCAACAGTCATGCCTTTGGGAGAGGAACTACCGTCACAAATTCAGCCCCTTTGCGCTCCTGTAGCAGGTTCAGTGTAGAGATGCCACGCCCTCCGGGAGTACATTGCTAATTAGCCACAGCTGCAACTTGTTTAGGGGTAATGCTGGGGCCTTTGAATTAGACTCTGATTCTGTCTGTCAGTTTGCTTTAGCCTTTGTcttacttttgttttgtttgtttgtttacttctGTTAGATCTTGTTAGTTACTGTTGTTAATTTTGTAGTTAATGTCTGTTTGTCTCGTTCATaccttgtttagttttgttcatgtttatcttagtctagttcttgtttaaatTTGTTCATGTTTGTTTCGTGATTCTGTTTTGTCCCATGTTGTTAGCGTTAGCTTAACTTAGGGTTAAGATTTCAtgtgtttagcattagcatttagcttagatcatgttagtgtgtcttgtgttATTCCAACTTGTCTTGTGTAATCCTGTCGTGTCTTTTGTTGTAATTAAACTCATTGTaaaacatctctgtgtgtgtgtccaccacTTGTCTAGTCTAGCCCTAAATCGTTACATatccatcctctttgggtggcccaAAGGATAAGTTTTAGTTCAGGCTGTGGTAGTAATAAGTCTAATAGTAACCTCTGGACATTTTAAATGCAGACACAGCAGATTCCATTATATCCAGCAGTATTGGCATTGTTAACTCCACCAaagccggtcccaagcccggatgtaAAAGGAGGAGGGTTGGGCATCGGGCCAGCTACCTGACCTCGTAAAAAGGAAGACTCTGAACTCTGATCTTAACCTCCGCTGCCTTGCAGCTATACCTATCTTCAGGAAAGCCTTCAGGAGTAAACCTCGAAGAAAAATCCAGAGCTGGAGACCCTAAGGCAGTTCAAGGTTGTTACAACAACGCTGTTGCAACACCTGCGATGGCTCTGGAACCACGTGTACTGGCACTGCCTTTCCAATGGACTATTTCAGTGCCGTGGCAAAGGGGGGACCTACTGCATGGGTAACAGTTTGTCTGTCATATCTTAATACCCAGGCTTTGTGCACTGGAGAGGATACTCCAGCTATGCTTTACAGAATAGACACAACACAAAAAGAAGCAGTTTACCGGTTAAGTCCAGTGCTTGATTGGTGTAGAGCTGGACGCCACAGGCTACTTTCGATGGTGGGAAAGATCATCGCATCTTATTGGGCAGCTACCGCCTGCCTCAAGCTGGTTGGTGCTGCCCCGCCATGGTCCGCTTACCTCACAGGGTGCGTGGGGTGTAGGGCACAATCCGACAAGCGGATCGACAACTTTGCACCATTCGACAGAAAGAAGAAACAGCACAAATCCTCAGCATTAAAGCTGGGCACATGGAACATTAAAACAATGACACCAGGCTACTCTGATGACTTGGAAGCAGTGCATGATGCTTGTAAGACAGCAGTCATTGACAAGGAACTGAACAGACTGCATATGGACATGGTTGCTCTTCAAGAGACCAGACTTCCAAGATCAGGATCTGTGAGGGAAAGAAATTTCTGCTGGAAATGTCCAGAGAACATGGAGTAGGGTTTGCTGTCAGAAACAGCTTGCTAGGATCCATCACCCTATCCACCAAGGGTACTGAGCGCATCCTGTCTCTCCAGCTCCATACCTCAACAGGACCAGTCAGCTTAATTAGTGCCTATGCGCCAACTCTAACATCCCCCGTAGAAATCAAAGACAAGTTGTATGACGATCTGAACACCACCGTTAAGAACATTCCTCAAGATGAACCTCTTTTCACCTGTCTGGGCCGGTTTGGCATAGGCAAAATGTATGAAAACGGGCAACGCTTGCTGGAATTCTGCTCCCATCAAGGACTCTGTATCAGCAACACATCAACACAAAGCCCCAACACAAAAGGAAGGCAGGCCTTTTGTTGATGCCAGCAGGTTTCCCTCAGAACCatttcggggtaaaacaacagaaaatgtagttaaaaatgtaaaatgtgagttgagtaaaatatcagtttcacATAGAGTATTAGACTCcgccagccctaattattacagcataactaaaaggctttcacaggacatcagcgcccaccttcccaccgtcatcaaacctgagtgatcggacaggagaggcagaacaacagcaacccaacatccctgatcaccacaagtttctatgaccaagaacccccaagctctgcgcctttgtatatactaatcaaaagcctgagaaaataaatatgttttcagtctagacttaaacattgagactgtgtccaaatcccgaacagaggcaagaagattattccaaagttgtggagctttgaaagaaaatgctcttccaccagccatggtctttttaattctaggaactatgagtaaccctgcatcttgtgagcgaagtggacgcgctgggttgtagtgggtatgtaagctcactcagatactgtggagccagaccatgtagcgctttataagttagtaaaagtattttgtaatcaatgcggaatttaactggcagccagtgtatagatgatagaacaggagtaatatgttCAAATTTTCTAGTTCTGGTTAGCAtttgagctgctgcattttgaactaactggagtttgtttatggatctaccagagcatccagttagaagagcattacaataatctaaccgagatgttataaacgcatggatcagtttttcagcgtcattaacagatagtatatttcttattttagagattaaattacacaaatgatagaaagtaactctagtaatattattgatgtgtgtatcaaaggagagatctgaatctattgtgacacctaagtttttcacatctgggctgggagtaacagagaaagtgtttaggtttagcaccaggttagacaatttgtctcttgcagctttagattCAACAAGTAAAagctctgttttatctgaattaagtaaaagaaagttacacgacatccagtttatgtcatttacacaatcttctatcttactgattgtgttagTGTGATTTGCTTTGGCTGATGAATGACTGCATCTCCAGTGACCCATCTGTTAAACTcttgaagtttgcagatgatacCACAATAATTGGTCTGATTCGTGACGGAGATGACCAGCTGGTGCATTGGTGCAGTCAGAACATCCTGGAGctgtagagatgacagtggaCTTCAGGAGACACTCACCAGCACTGCTCTTACTCACAATTTCCAGCAGTCCTGTTTCAACTGTGGAGTCCTTCAAGTGTTTGGGAACTATCATTTcccaggacctgaagtgggagtaTAACATCAATTCCATTCTCAAGAAAGCCCAACAGAGAATGCTCTTCCTGCAGAACATGCGAAATAGAATGCTGCAATAGAATCAGTTCTGTGCacttccatcacagtctggtttggAGCAGCCACAATACAACACAGAAACAGACTGCAGTGACAAATAAAGTCAGCTGAGAAAATCGTTGGTGCTCCTCTGCCCCCTCTCCTGGACTTGTACTCTTCAAGGACCAAGAGACTGGCAGTGAAAATTATtactgactcctcacaccctggccATAACTTCATTCAACTCCACCCCTCCGGCAGGCACTACAGGTCAATCCACACTAAAACCACCAGATTCGagagcagtttcttcccacaaacCATCTcccttctaaataaataaatgactgacaatACAAACGTAAGCGTGGCAATATTCATCTGCTGCCAATTGACTACACTTTGTAGTAAAGTACACATGCTGTGCAAACTttatattgcctgtatatagtcttatagtttgtatatttttgtgtttaatgtttattgcatacattgcttgtatactgtgttaatactagagagataccatcagccggaaccaaatttgttgtgtgtatccacatacttggccaataaatctgattctgatttatataaatataaacaaaaaaagttgggatagcatgaaaaatgcaaataataataaacacagagtttcttacatttacttgggcagcacggtggctaagtgggtagcactgtcctgggttcggtccccagTTGGGCCGGTCCaggtctttctgtgtggagtttgcagctTCTCCCTGTGTGGGAGCCCCCGTTtacctcacacagtccaaagacgtgcaagtgaggtgaattgaagatacacaattgtccatgactgacgtgaactgatgaatcttgtgtattgagtaactacagttaatgtcatgaatgtaaccaaagtgtaaaacatgacgttaaaatcctaataaacaaacaaacacagtttcttacatttactttgatttttgtttgatgtcagacaggatgaacctgatatatttaatcttttatctgctcaacttcattttatttattaataaacatccattcctgcattttcattttcctgcaacacattccaaaaaaagttgggacagtaaagcatttaccactttgtaatgttgtcgttccctttcaacacttaaaagatgttttggcaccgaggagaccaagtaatttagtgtttcagcttttattttgtctcattcttcctgcaaatgcatcttaagatgtgcagcagtacaggGGGTCGTTGTTatcaaaattttttatttattttatttttacaacttcattggggacaggtcaggactgcaggcaggccagtccagtacccagaccctcttcttccacagtcacacctttgtaatgtgtgcagcacctggaaaagacgacgtcttgaaggcagcacatgttgctctaagatcttaatgtacttttctgcattaatgctgcatcacagaagtgttaatgagctttaccaagggcactgacacgccccagaccatgacagaccctggcttttggacttgttgctgataacagtctggatggtcctttttgtctttggttcagagcacacagtgtctattatttttttctttttcactgTAGAGAGAAAAATGTGCAAATCACAAaataacatttcaatcattttctcacacatttgtggacaaactggatcctctgatcatctttactcatcaaagacctGGATGCTGCTAattataccaaaccatgattacaatcatctgttaacatcacatcattatttagttttgtcatcttattactagcactaaattgcccctgtcccaactttttttggaatgtgtcgcagacctaaaatgcaggaatgaatgtttattaatacctgaaatgaagttgagcagacaaaacaaaatatctctgtctgcaatcaaataaaagtcaaagtaaatgtaaagaacactgtggaaatatttgctttttccacattgtcccaactgttttctGATTTTAAGGTGAATTCAGTATTCTTCATTTCTTAAATCTTTAGTTGTATATTAGTGTAAACCTGTCAATCCTAAGAGTAACCAGAGtcaacgttttttttttatgtcttcTATTATTTCAGTACCAGAAGGAGTGCCCTCATTACCAGTGTTGAACTTGGTGCTATGCGGATGTGATGAATCACTGAAAGCTGCTGTATCAGAGCTCATACTGCCTCAGAGAGAGCAGAGATCAGATTCCAGATCAGTGTGTATGATGAGGACGGGGGAAGTGTGTGGATACCAGCTCACCCTGGTGGAGATACCAGCTCTCTACAACACTCAGCTCTCAGAAAAAGTGATGTGTGAGACTCTCCACAGTGTTTTACGCTGTGATCCTGGAGTCCAtgcttttttcattattgttcCTGAGGGCAGATTAACTGATGAAGATAAAGCAGAAATAGAAACGATTCAGAGACACTTCAGCTCCAGAATCAACAACTACACCATATTTCTAATTAATCAACAATCCCAGAGGAAGAAGATGGACGAGGCTGTAATAAATTCCTGTGAAGGACGATATAAATTGATCAGTGCCAAAACAGACGCATCAGAGTTATTTATACATGTAAATAAGCTtcttacacaaaataaaaatagtcaCTATACAATGACCATGTACCTTGAAGCTCAGTTTGAAACACAGTTGaagtaaaaaagagaaaatgaagCTCTACAACAACAGATAACTGAACTGAAGATGAACAGGAATCAAAAACAAGGTAAAATACTTATTCTTTTATAATAATCATCAGTAATCCATGTTTTAGGAGAAACtgcaaacagacagagataaCTTGGAAGTAAAAACACAAGGACCAGTACTAAGCCATAAATATATTGTgttttaaatacagttaaaactCAAGTTTAAGAGATCACTGCTTTACTTTATATTTCAAAATATGACAGATCAATATTTGAGTGAATTGCTTCGAACTTTTCTAAAAATGCAACAAATATATGTCATTTGTTAAATCACTTGAATTTATATTTAACTGataacagtacaaaaacattgtgCAGTACAACAACAATGTTTTTGCTGATAAACCTAAGTGTTAAGTTATCCGaaagataaaaaagaagaagcaaaagtatttacataagcatttgactcatctgaccacagcacgttCCCACTGTTTTTTGGCCAAACTGAGATAAACTTTCACTTTTTGAAAGTAAACTAATACTATATCTAAATTCAAATGTTTTCATAgttcatattttaaaagtttatggACTTTTCTCTTTTTGTACAGATCCATCTAGTCCTGATGTTCTCAGAATTGTGCTGCTGGGGATGACTGGAGTTGGGAAAAGTGCAACAGGAAACACCATCTTAggaaatgaaatatttattgAAGACAGTTCATTTGAATCAGTTACCACTTTTTGTCAGAAAGAGACGTGTGAGTTTAATGGGAGGCTGATTACTGTGATTGATACTCCAGGACTGTTTGATAGGAAGGTTTCTAATGTAGAGATCACTAAAGAGATTGCCAAGTGTATCTCCATGGCTGCACCAGGTCCTCATGTGTTCCTGTTGGTACTGAAAATAGGACGCTTTACTCAAGAGGAACAGGATACAGTGAATTTAATCAAAGATACATTTGGAGAGAAATCTAGAATGTACACTATGGTGCTCTTCACTGGTGGTGATGGGctaaaaaaacatacaattgAACAGCATATAGAGAAAGCTAGTTCAGACATTAAAAAACTTTTGTTTGAGTTTGGTAACAGGTATCATGTCTTTAACAACAATAACAGAAGCAGCAACACTCAGGTTTGTGCTCTCGTTGACAAAATTGACTCCATGGTGAGAGTGAATAATAGAAGCTGCTACACAAATGAGATGTTCCAGCAGGTGGAGAAAGCAATAAAGGAAAACCAGGAGAGAATCCTGAAGGAGAAAGAGGAGCAGATAGAGCGAGAGAAAGAAGAACTAAAAGCTAAATATGAAGCTGAAATGGAGAACATAAAGAAAATGATGCaggaacaaaaacaacaacaagaagCAGAAAGTAGAAGAAAAGATGAAGAGTTTAAAGTAAGAGAGGAACAGATAAAAACAGAGTTGGCAGAAAGAGAACAGATAATGCGAGAAGATTtcaggaaaagaaaagaagaagacgATTTAAAGATGAATAAGTGGATAGAACAAATAAATCAAGAAAGAGAGGAGAACAGAAAACAGTGGGAGAAGCAAAGAGAAGAAGATCAGAAACTGAGAGATGAGAAggaggaagaagaaagaaagaggagAGAACAAGAATGGATTgagaagaagaaagaagagaaagaaaagTTTGAGAGGGAAAAAGAAGTGCTGAAAAGAAATGAAGAAGAAGCTTTAAAGAAGTTACAACAGGAGAATGAACAGAGAGCAgcagagaaagagaagaaaagaaaagatttagaagagaaaataaaacatgcaGAGGAAAGTAAAAAGAAGGAACTAGTGGAACAGTTATCTCAACTACAAGAGTCAGAAAGAAGGTTGAAGGAGGAGAAGAAAAGACGAGATGAACAGCAGAAGGACTGGAAAAAGTGCATTCAAAGAATGGAGGAACAGTGGGATTTAGAGCAGTGTGTAAAGCAATTGCAGTATGAATGGGAAAAGCTGAAAGAAGAAGAGGAAAgagaattaaaagaaaatgagagaaaagagaaagaagaagaagaaaagaaaagactAGAGAAAGAGGCAAATGAAAAGATACAAAAGATGAAGGAACAGCTGGAAGCAGAAAGACTGAAAGATGAAcaagagagaaaagaaaaagatgaAAAGCACAAACAGGAAATGGAAAATAAACTTCGAGAGCAGCAGAAAGATTttagaaaagagaaagaaaatgaagagaGGATTCGCAGTGAGATAGAGCAGATGAATTTGGCCTTTGTTAAAAAGCAACACACCAAAGAGCTGAAGAATCTGAAGAAACAAACTGAAcgagaaacaagaaaaaaagcagAGGAAGAATTTAATGCTAAACTGGATGAGAAAGTTAAAGAAGCAAATGATTATGGTTTGGAATGGGGTTTGCAATGGGGTTTGCAACGGGGTTTTGAACAGGGTTTTGAGGCGGGCCGTGCAAAAGTAGagtcaaaaagaacattgccgGGCAGAAGTGTAGATTCATTAATCAATTTCGTTTGTGGGTCAGATTTATTTActaaaattaattaatgcataaattaaactacacactcaggtggcacagtgtttaaatctcagcagtgctactggccagccgggcatctacacagacataattggctatctTTTGGGTTTAGAGATAATTCTCTGGGGGATTGGTACCATGTTCAGGGTGTTTGTGCCTTGCACCAGATGTTTGTGGGTGAACcaaacccaccatgaccctgaccaggataaagctgtttgAGAAAGGAAAAGTGGTG contains:
- the LOC134335448 gene encoding golgin subfamily A member 6-like protein 26, with the translated sequence MNRNQKQDPSSPDVLRIVLLGMTGVGKSATGNTILGNEIFIEDSSFESVTTFCQKETCEFNGRLITVIDTPGLFDRKVSNVEITKEIAKCISMAAPGPHVFLLVLKIGRFTQEEQDTVNLIKDTFGEKSRMYTMVLFTGGDGLKKHTIEQHIEKASSDIKKLLFEFGNRYHVFNNNNRSSNTQVCALVDKIDSMVRVNNRSCYTNEMFQQVEKAIKENQERILKEKEEQIEREKEELKAKYEAEMENIKKMMQEQKQQQEAESRRKDEEFKVREEQIKTELAEREQIMREDFRKRKEEDDLKMNKWIEQINQEREENRKQWEKQREEDQKLRDEKEEEERKRREQEWIEKKKEEKEKFEREKEVLKRNEEEALKKLQQENEQRAAEKEKKRKDLEEKIKHAEESKKKELVEQLSQLQESERRLKEEKKRRDEQQKDWKKCIQRMEEQWDLEQCVKQLQYEWEKLKEEEERELKENERKEKEEEEKKRLEKEANEKIQKMKEQLEAERLKDEQERKEKDEKHKQEMENKLREQQKDFRKEKENEERIRSEIEQMNLAFVKKQHTKELKNLKKQTERETRKKAEEEFNAKLDEKVKEANDYGLEWGLQWGLQRGFEQGFEAGRAKVESKRTLPGRSVDSLINFVCGSDLFTKIN